The following proteins are co-located in the Streptomyces sp. NBC_01198 genome:
- a CDS encoding GH25 family lysozyme yields the protein MTVNGQDWSSHQSAEPSTAGLTFVIIKTTEGTSYLSPRMKAQVAHARKGGLLVGFYHFLRPGSMTAQAAYFVKNTPMVDGDTLWADWEDPGVSCAQKDAFIKEVKRLRPTHRVGLYCNRDFWLNHDSTSYAGDALWIAQYNGSAGHPTIQHAWVIDQWTSSPVDTDVAAFATKAAMEAWQRGLIPKASAPAKPAPKPGPAKVVDLSNLIAAAKADPKGKQGHQTHAADVKFVETALKAEGLLSAKYASDGSFGTTTVAAYKAWQKKLHYTGSDADGIPGSASLTALGKRHGFAVKA from the coding sequence GTGACCGTCAACGGTCAGGATTGGTCCAGCCACCAGAGCGCAGAGCCCTCTACCGCCGGGCTGACCTTCGTCATCATCAAGACCACCGAGGGCACGAGCTACCTCAGCCCGCGCATGAAGGCCCAGGTGGCTCACGCCCGCAAGGGCGGGCTCCTGGTCGGCTTCTACCACTTCCTTCGGCCCGGCAGCATGACCGCCCAGGCCGCCTACTTCGTCAAGAACACCCCCATGGTCGACGGCGACACCCTGTGGGCGGACTGGGAGGACCCGGGCGTCTCCTGCGCCCAGAAGGACGCGTTCATCAAGGAGGTCAAGCGGCTGCGGCCGACCCACCGCGTGGGCCTGTACTGCAACCGCGACTTCTGGCTGAACCACGACTCGACCTCGTACGCGGGCGACGCGCTGTGGATCGCCCAGTACAACGGCTCCGCCGGCCACCCGACCATCCAGCACGCCTGGGTGATCGACCAGTGGACCTCGTCCCCCGTGGACACGGACGTCGCCGCCTTCGCGACCAAGGCGGCCATGGAGGCGTGGCAGCGAGGGCTCATCCCCAAGGCGAGCGCTCCGGCCAAGCCCGCACCGAAGCCCGGCCCTGCGAAGGTCGTCGACCTGAGCAACCTGATCGCGGCGGCCAAGGCCGACCCCAAGGGGAAGCAGGGCCACCAGACCCATGCGGCCGACGTGAAGTTCGTCGAGACCGCCCTGAAGGCCGAAGGCCTCCTCTCCGCGAAGTACGCGAGCGACGGCTCCTTCGGCACCACCACCGTTGCCGCCTACAAGGCCTGGCAGAAGAAGCTCCACTACACCGGCAGCGACGCGGACGGCATCCCCGGCTCCGCCTCCCTGACCGCCCTCGGCAAGCGGCACGGCTTCGCCGTCAAGGCCTAA
- a CDS encoding DUF2746 domain-containing protein — protein MINPDVQVSIITAGGVVGTAALGLLAEMLRRNTAALAEVREHTQEARDQVANTHTTNLRDDLDRVIDGLDRVLEGQARHDEALNQHGRDIGGLREEVAHERRERLALAERLDDHVVSSRS, from the coding sequence GTGATCAATCCCGACGTCCAGGTCTCCATCATCACGGCCGGCGGCGTCGTCGGCACTGCGGCTCTCGGCCTTCTGGCGGAGATGCTGCGTCGCAATACGGCCGCCCTCGCAGAGGTGCGCGAGCACACGCAGGAAGCCCGGGATCAGGTGGCTAACACCCACACCACGAACCTGCGTGACGACCTCGACCGCGTCATCGACGGCCTGGACCGCGTCCTCGAAGGCCAGGCCCGCCACGACGAGGCGTTGAACCAACACGGCCGCGACATCGGCGGCCTGCGCGAGGAGGTAGCCCACGAGCGCCGCGAGCGCCTGGCCCTCGCCGAGCGCCTCGACGACCACGTCGTCAGCTCCCGTAGCTGA
- a CDS encoding tail fiber domain-containing protein codes for MAQSSYPFDSQVVTEGQFSRFFRELQDSGVAASPDALDLTVSADGSGMTVKVQPGFAVVRGCAYFSTAVEVLTIAASESAARTDRVVLRLDPAENSIVLAVLKGVAGGSALDPTQTDTDVYELPLARVTVPAGATNVGASTVTDDRRFVGSRLGSWSTDTRPAAARVGQLGYNRTTSSWEWWGGSAWTDLAPVVTWANVAGKPNAFPPDTHTHDWTAILNKPTTFPPSSHTHDWGQVTGKPTTFPPATHAHTWSSITAKPSTFPPAGHSHGSYLTSGDTISWANGSQRPYSNTATDGTFYSVWVEGSGSFCRNTSARKFKENIRDFPIDPSDVLKMRPVIYDRKGKADEETGDWMEGRKDEVGLIADEVDDLGLKWLVQYMDGEVDGLRYDLLGVALLSVVQAQEERIKRLEALVFGMGQ; via the coding sequence GTGGCACAGAGCTCATACCCCTTCGACAGTCAGGTTGTGACGGAAGGACAATTCAGTCGTTTCTTCCGAGAGCTCCAGGACTCCGGCGTCGCCGCCTCGCCCGACGCGCTGGACCTCACCGTCTCCGCTGACGGCTCGGGTATGACCGTCAAGGTTCAGCCGGGCTTCGCGGTAGTCCGCGGCTGCGCCTACTTCTCGACCGCCGTCGAGGTGCTGACCATCGCCGCGTCGGAGTCGGCGGCGCGTACGGACCGCGTTGTCCTGAGGCTCGACCCTGCAGAGAACAGCATCGTCCTCGCAGTCTTGAAGGGCGTGGCCGGCGGCTCGGCCCTGGATCCGACGCAGACGGACACGGACGTCTACGAGCTCCCCCTCGCGCGGGTCACCGTGCCTGCCGGCGCGACCAACGTCGGCGCATCGACGGTGACGGATGACCGGCGCTTCGTCGGCAGTCGCCTGGGTAGCTGGTCGACCGACACCCGCCCGGCCGCAGCGCGCGTTGGCCAGCTCGGCTACAACCGCACGACCTCCTCGTGGGAGTGGTGGGGCGGCTCGGCCTGGACAGACCTCGCACCCGTCGTGACGTGGGCAAACGTCGCAGGGAAGCCCAACGCGTTCCCGCCGGACACCCATACGCACGACTGGACGGCAATCCTCAACAAGCCGACCACCTTCCCCCCGTCGAGCCATACGCACGACTGGGGCCAGGTCACCGGCAAGCCCACCACGTTCCCGCCCGCGACACACGCCCACACCTGGTCGTCGATCACCGCGAAGCCGAGCACCTTCCCGCCGGCCGGACACAGCCACGGCAGCTACCTGACCTCCGGCGACACCATCTCGTGGGCCAACGGCTCACAGCGGCCGTACTCCAACACCGCCACGGACGGCACGTTCTACTCGGTATGGGTCGAAGGCTCGGGCTCCTTCTGCCGCAACACCTCGGCTCGGAAGTTCAAGGAGAACATCCGGGACTTCCCCATCGACCCCTCCGACGTACTGAAGATGCGTCCGGTCATCTACGACCGCAAGGGCAAGGCCGACGAGGAAACGGGCGACTGGATGGAGGGACGCAAGGACGAAGTCGGGCTCATCGCAGACGAGGTCGACGACCTCGGCCTGAAGTGGCTCGTTCAGTACATGGACGGCGAGGTCGACGGCCTGCGGTACGACCTGCTCGGCGTAGCCCTCCTGTCGGTCGTGCAGGCCCAGGAGGAGCGAATCAAGCGCCTGGAGGCGCTCGTCTTCGGGATGGGCCAGTGA
- a CDS encoding DUF7298 domain-containing protein, with protein MGLMIYPSREPRGIVASMECGSVPSGEVYIGNTETMLFTQQFIAEPGRNYRVTFQMGSVDANGTGTNASAGAKNSALTSCRWASGSSVTTSGTLVGQILTPLFSDDSGLSGGVVCESYIRNPPAGLTTVGISLYTNKTATASGSARYLAFGSSAANIFAVEDVGPAF; from the coding sequence ATGGGCCTGATGATCTACCCGAGTCGCGAGCCCAGAGGGATCGTCGCCTCAATGGAGTGCGGCTCGGTCCCGTCAGGCGAGGTCTACATCGGAAACACCGAGACGATGCTTTTCACTCAGCAGTTCATCGCCGAGCCCGGCAGGAACTACCGAGTGACTTTCCAGATGGGCTCAGTCGATGCCAACGGCACGGGAACCAACGCCTCTGCCGGCGCGAAGAACTCCGCCCTCACGTCTTGCCGGTGGGCATCCGGCTCTTCGGTGACGACAAGCGGCACGCTCGTTGGCCAGATCCTCACGCCGCTCTTCAGTGACGATTCTGGCCTGTCGGGCGGCGTCGTCTGCGAGTCATACATCCGCAACCCACCGGCCGGATTGACCACGGTCGGAATCAGCCTCTACACGAACAAGACTGCGACGGCCAGCGGATCCGCTCGCTACCTAGCCTTCGGCTCCTCGGCGGCAAACATCTTCGCAGTGGAAGACGTCGGGCCAGCCTTCTGA
- a CDS encoding siphovirus ReqiPepy6 Gp37-like family protein gives MRDKSLTRLGLIRPEELSLKVQPTFNNVGTWSLSLAYDHPLTEALRTPGGGVIITGPTDVILSGPVVTPTFATSAQDPAGTVTFDGVSDDVVLADMLAYPDPTNPDGAHQTLAHDVRSGPAETVIHAYVNANVGPSAPVQRRKAKLTMGANLGRGPTVSKSARFPVLGNLLAEIAVVADLGFRVIQRDDVLVFETYLVSDKSREIRLDTRTGTLSGQKVAISPPGVTRAIVAGQGDLTERQFLEVDTAESLAAEVAWGRRIEQFIDQRQTDDWNELQQAGDEAMANSGFTSVAVQAIPMEDSVMEFGHDWYLGDKVTVVVEDQELASTATGMSLLADSNGFKIGALLGDASGFDPQVALSKRVQNTETRVSQLEQNVSAADPQDDQIMRIMGVY, from the coding sequence GTGCGCGACAAGTCGCTGACGCGTCTAGGCCTGATACGCCCCGAGGAGCTGTCATTGAAGGTGCAGCCCACCTTCAACAACGTCGGCACCTGGTCACTGAGCCTGGCCTACGACCACCCCCTTACGGAGGCGCTGCGCACGCCCGGTGGGGGCGTCATCATCACCGGCCCGACTGACGTCATCCTGAGCGGCCCGGTGGTCACACCAACTTTCGCCACCAGCGCTCAGGACCCGGCGGGCACGGTCACCTTCGATGGCGTCTCAGATGATGTCGTCCTGGCCGACATGCTGGCCTATCCGGACCCGACCAACCCTGACGGGGCACACCAGACGCTTGCGCATGACGTGCGATCCGGCCCAGCCGAAACCGTCATACACGCGTACGTCAACGCCAACGTCGGGCCGTCCGCCCCGGTCCAGCGCCGCAAAGCGAAGCTCACCATGGGTGCGAACCTCGGCCGCGGGCCGACCGTATCCAAGTCCGCCCGCTTCCCGGTGCTCGGCAACCTGCTCGCGGAGATCGCGGTCGTCGCCGATCTCGGCTTCCGTGTCATACAGCGTGATGACGTCCTCGTCTTCGAGACATACCTCGTGTCTGACAAGAGCCGCGAGATCCGCCTCGACACGAGGACCGGGACGCTCAGCGGCCAGAAGGTCGCCATCAGCCCGCCTGGCGTCACCCGCGCCATCGTGGCCGGTCAAGGAGACCTGACCGAGCGGCAGTTCCTTGAAGTGGACACCGCCGAGTCCCTCGCCGCCGAGGTGGCCTGGGGCCGGCGGATCGAGCAGTTCATCGACCAACGCCAAACCGATGACTGGAACGAGCTCCAGCAAGCCGGCGATGAAGCGATGGCCAACAGCGGCTTCACCTCCGTCGCCGTGCAGGCCATCCCCATGGAGGACTCCGTCATGGAGTTCGGCCACGACTGGTATCTCGGCGACAAGGTGACAGTCGTCGTCGAAGATCAGGAACTCGCCTCGACCGCGACGGGAATGTCGCTCCTCGCCGACTCGAACGGATTCAAGATCGGCGCTCTCCTCGGCGACGCCTCCGGGTTCGATCCACAAGTCGCCCTTTCCAAGCGAGTGCAGAACACGGAGACGCGCGTATCGCAACTGGAGCAGAACGTCAGCGCCGCCGACCCTCAGGACGACCAAATCATGCGAATCATGGGGGTGTACTAA
- a CDS encoding phage tail domain-containing protein, with protein MPKLQLESPTDVINLNEQYETGTGIQVTSGVTGLGVPPVSVQWLTGAGDGAVYRGQRVQPREIDLPLDIVGRDRAHLKQLVSRLALALAGPCTLALIEDDGTRWTTTVYRTGGGEYTYGVDTVGSRDVQMVVTVTAGDPYFTSSVVTGQTIGGDTSTGAFLDTLANLSVASSQAIGAITLTNTGDARAYPVWNIYGPGHGFEAVAPTGERLAWLGTLASGQHLTIDTLRGSVVDGTGANRYSDLDVAPRFWSVAPGTTTATASLLGVTSASKIVCTWRARRWVVI; from the coding sequence ATGCCGAAGCTCCAGCTCGAAAGCCCGACCGACGTCATCAACCTCAATGAGCAGTACGAGACAGGTACGGGGATCCAGGTCACGTCCGGCGTCACCGGACTTGGCGTGCCCCCCGTCTCGGTCCAATGGCTCACCGGGGCTGGTGACGGCGCCGTGTATCGCGGCCAGCGCGTTCAGCCCCGCGAGATCGACCTACCCCTCGACATCGTCGGGCGGGACCGTGCGCACCTGAAGCAGCTCGTGTCCCGGCTGGCCCTGGCGCTGGCCGGGCCGTGCACCCTCGCCCTGATCGAGGATGACGGTACGCGCTGGACGACAACCGTCTACCGCACCGGCGGAGGCGAGTACACGTATGGGGTCGACACTGTCGGCAGCCGTGACGTCCAGATGGTCGTCACGGTAACGGCGGGCGACCCGTACTTCACCAGCTCGGTCGTCACCGGCCAGACCATCGGCGGAGACACCAGCACTGGCGCTTTCCTCGACACGCTGGCGAACCTGTCAGTCGCCTCCTCGCAGGCAATCGGCGCGATCACCCTGACCAACACGGGCGACGCTCGCGCCTACCCCGTATGGAACATCTACGGCCCCGGGCACGGCTTCGAGGCTGTCGCCCCCACCGGTGAGCGGCTGGCCTGGCTGGGCACCCTGGCGTCCGGCCAGCACCTCACCATCGACACACTGCGCGGCTCCGTGGTCGACGGGACAGGGGCGAATCGGTACTCCGACCTCGACGTCGCCCCGCGCTTCTGGAGCGTTGCTCCGGGCACCACGACGGCGACGGCAAGCCTCCTGGGTGTGACCAGCGCCAGCAAGATCGTGTGCACCTGGCGGGCTCGGAGATGGGTGGTGATCTGA